The genomic stretch AGTTAATGTAAAATCCATTTATTTCCTCCTAAATTTTTTATTTTTTCATTAGTGTAGCTTTTCCAGCTATTACCTCTATACCATTTTGGTTAGTACATATAGTTTTTAAAATAACTCTATTTTTTTCTGGAATTAATTCTATTATTTCTACAGTAGCTGTTATTGTATCTTCAGCATATACAGGAGCTAAAAATTTTAACTCCTGACCTAAGTATATACTTCCTTCACCAGGTAATCTTGTTCCTAAAACAGCTGATATTAAACCAGCTCCTAACATACCATGTGCTATACGATGTTTAAACATTGTTGTCTTTGCATATTCTTCATTTATGTGAGCAGGGTTTACATCAGTTGTTATTCCAGCAAATAAAATAATATCTGTTTCTGTTATTGTTTTACTAATACTATCTTTCATACCTATTTTTAACTCTGAAAATTGCATAATTGAACCCCCTTTAATTTAAAATTATAAAAATTAGATTACAAGACCACCGTCTACACCAATAGTTTGACCAGTGATAAATTTAGATAAATCACTTGCTAAGAATAAAACCGCATTTGCTATATCATCAGGTTCTCCCATTTTTCTTAATGGTGTTTTTTCTACCATAGTGTTTATTACTTTTTCTGGAAGATCCTTTGTCATTGGAGTTTTTATAAACCCAGGAGCTATTGCATTTGTTCTTACTTGTTCACCTTTTCTAGCAAACTCTTTTGCCCAAGCTTTAGTTAATCCAATAACTCCAGATTTTGTAGCAACATAGTTTGTTTGCCCAATATTTCCATATACTCCCACTACAGAAGACATATTTATTATACTTCCACTTTTATTTTCAAGCATTAATGGAACAATAGCTTGTGTCATATTGAATACACCTTTTAAGTTAACATCAATTACAGCATCCCATGCTTCTTCAGTCATCTTTTGGATTAAAGAATCTTTTGTTATTCCAGCATTATTAACTAGAATATCTATTTTTCCATATTGATTTTTTACATCTTCAACAAATTTTGTGATTCCTTCTCTATCTGTTACATTTAAATTTACCATTTTGATATTTGGATTTGTGAATTCACCAGCTCCTAAATCACAAGAATAAACTATAGCTCCTTTTTCTGCTAATTTTTCACAAATTACAGCACCTATTCCTCTTGCGCCACCCGTTACTACTGCTATTTTTCCATCTAATCTCATATATATTTTCTCCTTTTTATTATATTTTATATTGATTTAATAACTACAGCTGTTCCCATTCCTCCACCTATACAAAGGCTTGCTAAACCATACTGACTTTTTCTTTTTGACATTTCATGTACCAAAGTTGTTATAATTCTATTTCCACTAGCTCCAACTGGGTGTCCTAAGGCAATTGCTCCACCATTTACATTACATCTTTCATCAAAGAATTCATCCGTAACCCCATATTCATTTTTTAATTCAAACATAACTCCCAGTGCTTGAGCCGCAAAAGCTTCATTTAATTCAACTAAATCCATCGATTGTAAATCTAAATTAGCCATTTTTAAAGCTTCTTTTATTGCAGGTACAGGTCCCATTCCCATAATCTTAGGATCTACTCCTCCCTGACCTATTCCCACTATTTCAGCTAATGGTTTTAGATTATATTTCTTTACAGCTTCCTCACTTGCTAAAAGAACAGCACTTGCTCCATCGTTTATTCCAGATGCATTTCCTGCTGTAACAGTTCCATCTTTTTTAAATACTGTTTTTAATGTTCCTAACTTTTCCAAAGATGTTTTTCTATTTGGATATTCATCAGTATCAAAAATTATAGTCTGCTTTTTTTCAACAATTTCAACTGGAACAATTTCTTTTTCAAACTTTTTTTCATCAATAGCCTTTATAGCTTTTTCTTGTGATTTGATTGCAAACCTATCCTGTTCTTCTCTAGTTATAGAATATTTCTCAGCTATATTCTCTGCAGTTACTCCC from Cetobacterium somerae ATCC BAA-474 encodes the following:
- a CDS encoding MaoC family dehydratase is translated as MQFSELKIGMKDSISKTITETDIILFAGITTDVNPAHINEEYAKTTMFKHRIAHGMLGAGLISAVLGTRLPGEGSIYLGQELKFLAPVYAEDTITATVEIIELIPEKNRVILKTICTNQNGIEVIAGKATLMKK
- a CDS encoding beta-ketoacyl-ACP reductase; protein product: MRLDGKIAVVTGGARGIGAVICEKLAEKGAIVYSCDLGAGEFTNPNIKMVNLNVTDREGITKFVEDVKNQYGKIDILVNNAGITKDSLIQKMTEEAWDAVIDVNLKGVFNMTQAIVPLMLENKSGSIINMSSVVGVYGNIGQTNYVATKSGVIGLTKAWAKEFARKGEQVRTNAIAPGFIKTPMTKDLPEKVINTMVEKTPLRKMGEPDDIANAVLFLASDLSKFITGQTIGVDGGLVI
- a CDS encoding acetyl-CoA C-acetyltransferase — protein: MSKIYIVDAKRTAIGSFLGSLRKVSPSDLGATVVKDLLKNNNLQGHELDEVIMGNILSAGQGQGVGRQVAIKANIPFEVPAYSLNILCGSGMKSVMTGYSNIKSGLSNLVICGGVEVMSQAPFVSPRDVREGFRMGELKFQDSMLIDALTDAFDKIHMGVTAENIAEKYSITREEQDRFAIKSQEKAIKAIDEKKFEKEIVPVEIVEKKQTIIFDTDEYPNRKTSLEKLGTLKTVFKKDGTVTAGNASGINDGASAVLLASEEAVKKYNLKPLAEIVGIGQGGVDPKIMGMGPVPAIKEALKMANLDLQSMDLVELNEAFAAQALGVMFELKNEYGVTDEFFDERCNVNGGAIALGHPVGASGNRIITTLVHEMSKRKSQYGLASLCIGGGMGTAVVIKSI